aaatgaaagaaaaatgttggaaatgaaagttaaaaatcAACATTATTTGAGAGTTTATAGAATATAATTAAGGTTAAAAGTTTAACTTCGTGAGTTTAAATATGTAGGAAAAAGAAAGTTAAGTTTACTGTGCAGAGATAAATTTTGTTAATGAATTTTCCAttacttccattaaccccaacTTGAATGTTAGAGTTTGAAGGTTAAAATAAGTAAGTATTTGATTTTCATTAACATTCATTTATTCTAtatcgcaaaaaaaaaaaaaattcatttattCTTCAAAAACAACTCCCACGTAATCCCGAAGTTTAATGGCAAAAAGCATACTAacattgttatatttttttatgggaAAATCCATTTTTATTATGGTGCATTAACTATAATCTACTATTTCAACATATTagatttccttttttttttttttgtcatattaaggctcttgtaattaaaaaaaaacatttttattataaaaCTCGTTTTATAAAGAATTAATCACTTCATACATTTTTAATAGATCGAAaacaattttttatatatgtaatgtagctataaaaaaatgtaaaaatcttattttgaacaacaaaaataaataatactcTACTAATCAAGTTTTATATTATGGAACGACTAATTTGATAAAAATAGActttaatgtaaaaaaaaaaagataaaaaatttaatatttaaatggaATAAATGCACCAAAATTGGAATGGTTATTCTTTTTGCCAATTTCATTTAATGATGTACTATCcataaatatttttctttttgtaattttgaGGCTTATTCTGTGGTTTTTATGcacaaacaaaaaagaaaaggacTAAAAGTGAAATAATGTGGCAAAGTAAGCTCCCACCACCACCACGATTCAAGGCAGCGCTGATGCTTCATCTCTGCACAGTTTCACCAACTTCACTACCACCACCAACCCCGCTGCTCCACTCCTCCCGCCCCATCGGCCGCCGCCTAACTGCTACGATGACCACAGAATCAGCCCATTTTGACGAAATATTCAAGCAGAAACGGATCCTCCGATCTAAAGTCCGGAAGGCCCTTAGGTCCATGGACCCCTCTCTCCGATCTCAAGAAGGTAGCTCTATAATTACACTTCACTTTTCCGACTATTCTTAATTTTATGTCATTAGTCTTTTGCTAATCTGTTCGTTTAATAATTAGCTCCTGTATGGGTTTTATTTACTAGATAATGCAATTCAGAATATGGTTTTGGAAGCTCCATGGTTCAAGTGTTCCCGGAGATTATGTGCTTATATAAGTTGCAGCGCTTTGCGCGAGGTCGATTCGTCGAAGTTGTTATCGGAGAGTTTGCAGAACCCGGTTAAAGGTTAATGCTTTGAAATTTGTAGTCTAATAAGTTCATTTTCGATTAAACATGGATTACAGAGGATAATTGTGCCAATTGATTTTGTTTGAGTATAGATGGGTATTCTCAGACTGCAAAGAAGCTTTATGTTCCGCGTGTTGAGGATAAGAATAGTCACATGAGAATGCTGAACATCTCAAGCATGGATGATCTTATTGCTAACTCAATGGACATTTTAGAGCCAGCTCCTTCAGATCATCTTGGAAATGCACGGGAAGATGGTTAGTACGGTGGACAAGAATAGAAAGAATCTCAATTTTCTTGCATTTTGATAGAGATAATTAGGTTGTGGATATGCCCCTGTTCTCTGTGCTTAAAAATGTAGGAACTGTGTTATGCACTAGCTAGTCCTTGGACCTTATCCTTCTTGTTCTTTAGAGaatctttataaatttttttttactatttttcataTTTGAAATAGTAGTACAAGTCCAATATGTATTGATAACTTGACAGTGCAAAATATATTTGCACAAGGTAAAGTCACTATATACAAACCAGTTAGgggggcggcccggtgcactacgcgtccccgctaagcgagagtccggagaggggtcccaccacaagggtgtactgggggcaagccagTAAACCAACAATTTGATCTGCTTTTCCATATAATGGACTCAAATTTTGATCAATTAGCAGTAGGCAAACTGATGTACCAATATGTCAAATAGTATCTCAAGTGGGTATAGAATCTAGGCCTTTTTGCTCTTAGTTTCTCTGCCATGAATTTTAGCTGTTGAGCAATGGAAGATTGTTTTATTTAGTTACACCAGAATGACAATAGCTAGAAGCTAAAGACTTACAGTGACATCACTTTTTGTATTTGCTCTTGTGTTATTTGCAAAAAAATTCTCAAGGTTAAGAAAGTCAATCCAAGCTTTTCAAATCTGTTCATGGTGTTTTTGTCTTTAGAATGTCCAAAGATGTATGGCACATCTCTCTAGATAAAAACAtgttatttatctttattttctacGAATCTGAATGCCAGTTACAATGTAATATTTCGGGTATGCATTATCTAAAGATATTTGGATGCTAACATTTCATCATgttgtttatttacttttggGTTTGTGTAATACTTGTAAATACTAAAGATTTATTATTGTGCAGTAATGGAAGCAAGTGACCCAGTTGATTTGCTCCTCCTGCCTGGTAACATTGCTATTTTTAAGCCTTGTTCTGTTTATATTGTTAAATGTTCATAGGATAACTTTTTATGGCTGGAAAGGCAACGGAGATAGATAATGCTCATCCTTGTAATGTTCCCAGGACTTGCATTTGACAGATCTGGAAGACGCTTGGGCCGTGGTGGAGGGTGAGTTTATGGATCTTATCTGTAGCTCCTATATACTCTCTTACCTCGTGAACTCTTGACAGatattatatatttacacaACAATCTATATGCAATCCCTGAAATCTTCGGAATCCAACCCTTGGAGACCATGTTGCTTAGGTTACATGATGCTAGGCTTTGTAGATATTTTTTTTCCCCTTAAATCACACATTAGTCTCTGTTAGAATAATTGTTAATAGGGATAAGGCCAAGTTTGACCCTAACGTTTTCggtgaagtgcagatttagccctaatgtacaaaatggtgcaaatttaaacttaacgtttCAAAGCAAGGTCAATTTTAGCCCTACGTTACCGAAAATTTTAAATAACTGGTTTGACGGTTATTTAACTGTCGTATCATACCTTTGTTTATCATACatttcaaacaagtttgtcgataaattgaagcagtttcgtacatttttgtTTAGTTATTTGTAACTACATTAGTAACAAAGTAGACATTTTAGACACATTGACAAAAAgatttgtgattaacttatatgtgacACACTTAGTTATTTTAGCATTTTCCCAagttttttttgtaactgtATTAGCTATGCATTAAGTATCTTAGCCATAATTGATGTTTAGAAGGTACGATgagacagttaaataacagtcaaacgaGTCTCTAAAATTTCGGTGATGCAAggctaaaaattaaatttagaccatttcatatgttagggctaaatctgcacttcataAGGGTCAAATTACCCTTATCCCTTATTAATAATTTTCTTGTCACATGTAGGCTGTTTGCCTTGCAGCTTATGTTTCCATGCTATTGTAACTTTtgagagaagaagagaaagatgaaTCTCATTGATTGAAAAGAAAAGTATCTGTTACAATGATATTTATACTCAAGCATATATGCCGAGTCATCTAACAAGAATAagaaaatggctaaaaagcccCTAAACTTATTTCATTTCTCAACAGCCTCCCTCAAGATGAAAGTCATGTTGTATAAGAAAGTAACTTCATCTTGGACAACGCTACGGACATCTGAGAAGCACTTAAAGGTTTGGTAAGTAAATCAGCTAACTGATTAACAAAAGCAACATAAGGTGCAGAAATAAAACCAGATTCTAAGTGTTCCCTCACTATATGACATTCTATAAAGCTTGAATGGGAAGCTGCGTGAAATCTTGAATTCACGAAGTAAGTATGACAACCATTTAAGTTCACAAGAAGTACTGGACATTGACCTATACTTGCTCAGAAATACACAATACCTTTTAACTGAACGCCTTGTTATCTTGCATCTTCCCCAGTCAGAATCGCAATATGCAGTTAAAGCTGTTACATAAGTATTTGCTACATAAAACATGCCTAAATTTATAAAGGCGCATCCATATGAATGTTGTGTGAACTGGCAATAATCATGTGCCGATTTCTTGAAATCCATTAGCAATAACTGTTCAGTGAAGGCCTTATTCCATTGTCACTTTGTTTGCTTCAAACCACACAAGGATTTAGATAACTTGCAAACATGCCTTTGTTTTGCCTTGCTATAGCCTTCTGGAGGCGACATGAACAATTCTTCATCAATTGTTCCATGTAAGTAAGTGTTATTTGTGTCAATTTGGTGGATGGACCATTGCTAGAAAAGCTCTTACTGTCACAACTTTAGTAACAAGCGAGAAACTGTCATGATAGTCAATCCCTAGTACTTGATTGTAGCCCTTGGCAACCGGCCTTGCTTTGTATCTTGACACTGTCCCATTAGGTGCATATTTTACCCTAAACACCCATCTTGAAGCTATAGGTTTCTCTCCATTAGGGAGCGAAACTAGTTCCCTAGTTTGGTTTTGTTCAAGAGCTTCAGTCTCTTGCTTCATAACATCTTCCACAATGAGGATTACCTCTGGCATCAAACCTGAGCTAAAAAGGCTGTATAAACCAGGGTGCTAATGGATTTTCTCATGATCTGTTGGGAACTGAAGGATGAAATTATATTTCTTCTAAATTCACAGATTCATCGTAGGGTGACAAAGGAGGTTGTATTTCATTTGTATTATGTTCATTAAGAACATGATCACAAGATAATGGTGCAGGGGGGAATTTCTAAAGATTCACCAAGAGGCATAGCAATAGGTAAAGTCGAAGATGGGCTAGAATTCTCTATTAATGTAACAGAAGATTTATCATAAGGAAAAATGGTTTCTATAAACTGAACATCATCTCTGGAGACACATATTGTATGTGTTTCAAGATTATAAACTTTCCAACCCTTCTGTCCTGGTGATCCTCCCAAGTATACACACCGAAAAGCCCTATTATCAAACTTATCTTTATGAGGCACCACATTCAACATAATATAGTCTTTGCACCCAAATATAATCAGGTTGTTTATTGTAAAGCACTTGAAAAGGGCACTTCCAGTCTAAGACTTTTGTTGGTGAAACATTTAATAATGTTGTAGCATGTAACAAGGCTTTCCCCCAAAATTTGTTTGGGAAACTAGTTTGTTTAAGCAAGGCTCTAGCAACCAATACCAATGACCTATGTCTCCTTTCAACTACACCATTTTGTTGGGTGTATAAACATAAGTCTTGTGATGAACTATACCATGATCATGTAAAACAATTTGGGTGGGGTTATTTTCAAACTCGAGCCATTATCAGTTCTAATTTTGGCAACAACACATTGGAATTGAGTCTTTaccattttaaagaaaagaaacaatCCAGTATGTTAGGGACTTGGTGTTTATGTTTAAAGAGTATAGTCCATGTGACTCACTGTGATTATCTACAATAGTGAGCATGTATCTATCCTCTGGGAATGAAGGTTTATGATATGTCCCCAACAATCTGTGTAGAAGTTCAAAAAAGGTATCCTAGATTGTATAATTCCAAGCTTAAaaggttttctagcttgtttGGCTTGACGACAAGTAGTACAACCAGAAATTTTATTCAGCTTGGAAAGGATTTCTACATGattcattttaatattagaTATGTCCTAATCGTTTGTGCCCCAAAACATTATTACCAAAGGATGAACTGATAAGATAATAAAGCCCTTTGTGCAAAATCGTCGATAGCCAAGATTGTTCTATAACTGTGGTCCTACAGAACACAACACTCATCTGAAATCTTCATCTCAGTCTTTGTATTTAGTGATAATAAATTGTACTGAAAAGCTGACATATAAAGTATGCGGTTCAAAACAAGTTGTGTTTTGAATTTCACATCACCAATATAGTGAACGTTATGTATAGAATTATCAGGCAAGAACACTTTTCTACCAGTAGCAAGTTTAACAATTTGCGAGCACCAGTATTGAATATCCAGGATTCAGGAGACCTGCACAAGAAACTCCAGCAAATGCAATAagatttgttgttgttgtagatgTAGAAGGTAGAGAAGAATCAGCTGAATGCTTTCCTTTGCATCTCATAACTCGCTGAACCTCTTTCTGAttgattttccatttctctttCTGATTGATTTTCCATTTCTGCATCTGAATCTGTGTCCTCAAGTGGAGTAGCTTGATCAAAACTTAGATTAGCCCGAGGACCTGAAATAGATCCAGGTCTTTGAACTCTTTTGCCTTTATACCAATCTGGATAACCTCTcaatcaaaaaaattcactctttCTCATGTCCACCCTTGTGACAATATGAACAAAACTTATTATCCTTATTTTGCCTTGGCTTAAAACTCTTTTGTTTGTCGAACTAAAACGATTATCCTGAGTTTTAGTGGATGTTGTTGTAATGTTGGCAAAATCTTGTTGAATTTCTCTAGTGACATCTCTTTGCTTTTCAATTCACAAAAACATCGAATACGCCTTAGTAACAGATGGACCCATGAGAAGAATTTGATTTCGAATGTGATCGAAATCTGGATTCAAGCCCGGTAGAAATTGCATAAGATGCTCCTCTTCAATTTGTTCCTGAATTAGCTTACGAGCCTCACCACATGTACATGATATAACTGGCTTTAGAGAAGCATATTCATCCCACATCcgtttaattttgttaaaaatttcaACAATCCACATATTTCTTTGAGTAATCCACAGATCTCGCAATGCAAATGAAAAATAAGAGGTCCATTACATTCTACATAGCTCTCATCTATTTCGTTCTACATATTTCTGGATGTTGCGAATAGAAAACATCTGCAAATTCGCGACTCAGAGAATTGATAATCCAAGAAAATACCAAATCATCCTTCTCTTTCCATTGAGCATATTCCACAAAAAAATTCTAAGCTGGTGCTTCATCTTTGAGGATAAAACCCGTCTTGCGTTTTGCGCTCAATGCGAGTAACATAGAGAGCTTCCATGATGTGAAATTCTCACCAGTAAGAACTGAACTCACAAGCACTAAGCCTGGATTGTCGTGATGAGAATGAGAATGATTTTCTAGATTTATAGTCATTGTTTGTGATTCTGAATTTTCTGTAGATTCAATGGAATTGACTTCCTCTTCCCCATCTCGTGTTAGTAGAGCATTGCGTAGCTCTTTCTTCTCATAATCTTTAATTGCTAGTGAAGAACAAACACACTTGGATGGAGCTCAACCAATGCTCTGGTACCATATTGTAACTTTGagagaagagaaagatgaaTTTCATTGATTGAAAAGAAAAGCATCCGTTACAATGGTATTTATACTCAAGCATATATGCTGAGTCATCTAACAAGAATAAGAAAATGACTGAAAAGCCCCTAAACTTATTTCATTTCTCAACACACGCCCTTCAAAATTTTCTGATTTTCTGCTGCACTAAATACACATTTGCAAGTTAATGTTTCTGCTAATTGGGCTATTGAATGATATGTGAATTTTCTTCTTGACACGTTTAATGGAAACTCAAGTTATTACGACAC
The DNA window shown above is from Euphorbia lathyris chromosome 1, ddEupLath1.1, whole genome shotgun sequence and carries:
- the LOC136231360 gene encoding 5-formyltetrahydrofolate cyclo-ligase, mitochondrial, with product MWQSKLPPPPRFKAALMLHLCTVSPTSLPPPTPLLHSSRPIGRRLTATMTTESAHFDEIFKQKRILRSKVRKALRSMDPSLRSQEDNAIQNMVLEAPWFKCSRRLCAYISCSALREVDSSKLLSESLQNPVKDGYSQTAKKLYVPRVEDKNSHMRMLNISSMDDLIANSMDILEPAPSDHLGNAREDVMEASDPVDLLLLPGLAFDRSGRRLGRGGGYYDTFLSKYQELARERNWKKPLLVALSYSSQLIDEEAIPVTPRDVLVDALVTPSGVIPISQSASERMQI